One Colius striatus isolate bColStr4 chromosome 7, bColStr4.1.hap1, whole genome shotgun sequence DNA segment encodes these proteins:
- the ADPGK gene encoding ADP-dependent glucokinase isoform X1 — MWQRSVCVGLLALALGYLLGPELPALRHLSASLQGGLQGVRSFEARMVTAWQAAIVRPARRWARVAVGVNACVDVVLSGVKLLEALGLEPGDGKNHAVLNSRQDLREAFTHFMEKGAAAERFFSNAESFRHIAQMASEYPGAQLYVGGNAALIGQKLATNPDLKILLCGPVGPKLHELLDDNVVVPPESRQERDEFHLILEYQAGEEWGQVRAPNANRFIFSHDLSNGALNMLEVFVSSLDEFQPDLVVLSGLHMMEGQSKEMRQRRLMEAVASISDIPTDIPIHLELASMTDQDFMSNIIHQQVFPLVNSIGLNEQELLFLTQSASGPHASLTSWSGVPDVGLVSDILFWILKEHGRRAEQASDLTRIHFHTLAYHILVTVDGYWGNQVAAVAAGARAAGTQACATETIDTSKVFLKAPLEFVTSQIEAPSIISLNPDEPVVRWHREGISFHFTPVLVCKDPVRTVGLGDAISAEGLLYSEAYPQ, encoded by the exons ATGTGGCAGAGGTCGGTGTGCGTGGGCCTGCTGGCCCTGGCGCTGGGCTATCTCCTGGGACCCGAGCTGCCCGCGCTGCGGCACCTCTCCGCCTCGCTGCAGGGGGGGCTGCAAGGCGTTCGCTCCTTCGAGGCCCGCATGGTGACGGCCTGGCAGGCGGCCATCGTCCGCCCGGCCCGCCGGTGGGCGCGAGTCGCCGTCGG CGTCAACGCCTGTGTGGACGTGGTTCTGTCTGGGGTGAAGTTGTTAGAGGCACTCGGTCTTGAACCTGGAGATGGAAAAAATCATGCGGTCTTGAACTCCAGACAGGACCTGAGAGAAGCATTCACTCACTTCATGGAAAAAGGGGCAGCTGCTGAGCGCTTCTTCAGCAATGCCGAGTCATTCCGCCACATTGCACAGATGGCCTCCGAGTACCCTGGGGCACAG CTTTACGTAGGAGGAAACGCCGCTCTCATTGGCCAGAAGCTTGCCACAAACCCAGACCTGAAG aTCCTCCTTTGTGGCCCAGTTGGTCCTAAACTCCATGAACTACTTGATGACAATGTGGTTGTGCCACCTGAATCCAGGCAGGAAAGGGATGAGTTCCATCTTATCTTGGAGTATCAAGCAG GCGAAGAGTGGGGACAGGTGAGAGCACCCAATGCCAACCGCTTCATCTTCTCCCATGACCTGTCAAATGGCGCCTTGAATATGCTGGAAGTGTTTGTGTCCAGCTTGGATGAATTTCAGCCAGACCTTGTAGTACTTTCAGGACTTCACATGATGGAAGGCCAGAGCAAAGAGATGCGACAGAGGCGACTTATGGAG GCTGTGGCCTCCATCTCCGATATCCCTACTGACATTCCCATACACTTGGAGCTGGCCAGTATGACTGATCAGGATTTTATGAGCAACATTATTCATCAG CAGGTCTTTCCCCTGGTGAACTCCATCGGGCTGAACGAACAGGAGCTGCTGTTCCTCACGCAGTCGGCCTCTGGCCCGCACGCATCTCTCACCTCCTGGAGCGGAGTTCCTGATGTGGGTCTCGTCAGCGACATCCTCTTCTGGATCCTGAAGGAGCACGGGCGGAGGGCAGAGCAGGCCTCTGATCTCACGCGGATCCACTTCCACACCCTGGCCTACCATATCCTGGTCACAGTGGATGGGTACTGGGGCAACCAGGTTGCTGCCGTGGCTGCCGGAGCGAGAGCAGCAGGGACTCAGGCCTGCGCAACTGAAACCATTGATACCAGCAAAGTCTTTCTTAAAGCTCCTTTGGAGTTTGTGACCTCTCAGATAGAGGCACCTTCCATAATCTCCTTAAATCCCGATGAGCCAGTGGTGCGTTGGCACAGAGAAGGTATCTCGTTCCATTTCACTCCCGTTTTGGTGTGTAAAGATCCTGTGCGGACCGTGGGCCTTGGGGATGCCATTTCAGCTGAAGGACTGCTATACTCAGAAGCGTATCCTCAATAG
- the ADPGK gene encoding ADP-dependent glucokinase isoform X2 — translation MWQRSVCVGLLALALGYLLGPELPALRHLSASLQGGLQGVRSFEARMVTAWQAAIVRPARRWARVAVGVNACVDVVLSGVKLLEALGLEPGDGKNHAVLNSRQDLREAFTHFMEKGAAAERFFSNAESFRHIAQMASEYPGAQLYVGGNAALIGQKLATNPDLKILLCGPVGPKLHELLDDNVVVPPESRQERDEFHLILEYQAGEEWGQVRAPNANRFIFSHDLSNGALNMLEVFVSSLDEFQPDLVVLSGLHMMEGQSKEMRQRRLMEAVASISDIPTDIPIHLELASMTDQDFMSNIIHQVFPLVNSIGLNEQELLFLTQSASGPHASLTSWSGVPDVGLVSDILFWILKEHGRRAEQASDLTRIHFHTLAYHILVTVDGYWGNQVAAVAAGARAAGTQACATETIDTSKVFLKAPLEFVTSQIEAPSIISLNPDEPVVRWHREGISFHFTPVLVCKDPVRTVGLGDAISAEGLLYSEAYPQ, via the exons ATGTGGCAGAGGTCGGTGTGCGTGGGCCTGCTGGCCCTGGCGCTGGGCTATCTCCTGGGACCCGAGCTGCCCGCGCTGCGGCACCTCTCCGCCTCGCTGCAGGGGGGGCTGCAAGGCGTTCGCTCCTTCGAGGCCCGCATGGTGACGGCCTGGCAGGCGGCCATCGTCCGCCCGGCCCGCCGGTGGGCGCGAGTCGCCGTCGG CGTCAACGCCTGTGTGGACGTGGTTCTGTCTGGGGTGAAGTTGTTAGAGGCACTCGGTCTTGAACCTGGAGATGGAAAAAATCATGCGGTCTTGAACTCCAGACAGGACCTGAGAGAAGCATTCACTCACTTCATGGAAAAAGGGGCAGCTGCTGAGCGCTTCTTCAGCAATGCCGAGTCATTCCGCCACATTGCACAGATGGCCTCCGAGTACCCTGGGGCACAG CTTTACGTAGGAGGAAACGCCGCTCTCATTGGCCAGAAGCTTGCCACAAACCCAGACCTGAAG aTCCTCCTTTGTGGCCCAGTTGGTCCTAAACTCCATGAACTACTTGATGACAATGTGGTTGTGCCACCTGAATCCAGGCAGGAAAGGGATGAGTTCCATCTTATCTTGGAGTATCAAGCAG GCGAAGAGTGGGGACAGGTGAGAGCACCCAATGCCAACCGCTTCATCTTCTCCCATGACCTGTCAAATGGCGCCTTGAATATGCTGGAAGTGTTTGTGTCCAGCTTGGATGAATTTCAGCCAGACCTTGTAGTACTTTCAGGACTTCACATGATGGAAGGCCAGAGCAAAGAGATGCGACAGAGGCGACTTATGGAG GCTGTGGCCTCCATCTCCGATATCCCTACTGACATTCCCATACACTTGGAGCTGGCCAGTATGACTGATCAGGATTTTATGAGCAACATTATTCATCAG GTCTTTCCCCTGGTGAACTCCATCGGGCTGAACGAACAGGAGCTGCTGTTCCTCACGCAGTCGGCCTCTGGCCCGCACGCATCTCTCACCTCCTGGAGCGGAGTTCCTGATGTGGGTCTCGTCAGCGACATCCTCTTCTGGATCCTGAAGGAGCACGGGCGGAGGGCAGAGCAGGCCTCTGATCTCACGCGGATCCACTTCCACACCCTGGCCTACCATATCCTGGTCACAGTGGATGGGTACTGGGGCAACCAGGTTGCTGCCGTGGCTGCCGGAGCGAGAGCAGCAGGGACTCAGGCCTGCGCAACTGAAACCATTGATACCAGCAAAGTCTTTCTTAAAGCTCCTTTGGAGTTTGTGACCTCTCAGATAGAGGCACCTTCCATAATCTCCTTAAATCCCGATGAGCCAGTGGTGCGTTGGCACAGAGAAGGTATCTCGTTCCATTTCACTCCCGTTTTGGTGTGTAAAGATCCTGTGCGGACCGTGGGCCTTGGGGATGCCATTTCAGCTGAAGGACTGCTATACTCAGAAGCGTATCCTCAATAG
- the ADPGK gene encoding ADP-dependent glucokinase isoform X3 — translation MEKGAAAERFFSNAESFRHIAQMASEYPGAQLYVGGNAALIGQKLATNPDLKILLCGPVGPKLHELLDDNVVVPPESRQERDEFHLILEYQAGEEWGQVRAPNANRFIFSHDLSNGALNMLEVFVSSLDEFQPDLVVLSGLHMMEGQSKEMRQRRLMEAVASISDIPTDIPIHLELASMTDQDFMSNIIHQQVFPLVNSIGLNEQELLFLTQSASGPHASLTSWSGVPDVGLVSDILFWILKEHGRRAEQASDLTRIHFHTLAYHILVTVDGYWGNQVAAVAAGARAAGTQACATETIDTSKVFLKAPLEFVTSQIEAPSIISLNPDEPVVRWHREGISFHFTPVLVCKDPVRTVGLGDAISAEGLLYSEAYPQ, via the exons ATGGAAAAAGGGGCAGCTGCTGAGCGCTTCTTCAGCAATGCCGAGTCATTCCGCCACATTGCACAGATGGCCTCCGAGTACCCTGGGGCACAG CTTTACGTAGGAGGAAACGCCGCTCTCATTGGCCAGAAGCTTGCCACAAACCCAGACCTGAAG aTCCTCCTTTGTGGCCCAGTTGGTCCTAAACTCCATGAACTACTTGATGACAATGTGGTTGTGCCACCTGAATCCAGGCAGGAAAGGGATGAGTTCCATCTTATCTTGGAGTATCAAGCAG GCGAAGAGTGGGGACAGGTGAGAGCACCCAATGCCAACCGCTTCATCTTCTCCCATGACCTGTCAAATGGCGCCTTGAATATGCTGGAAGTGTTTGTGTCCAGCTTGGATGAATTTCAGCCAGACCTTGTAGTACTTTCAGGACTTCACATGATGGAAGGCCAGAGCAAAGAGATGCGACAGAGGCGACTTATGGAG GCTGTGGCCTCCATCTCCGATATCCCTACTGACATTCCCATACACTTGGAGCTGGCCAGTATGACTGATCAGGATTTTATGAGCAACATTATTCATCAG CAGGTCTTTCCCCTGGTGAACTCCATCGGGCTGAACGAACAGGAGCTGCTGTTCCTCACGCAGTCGGCCTCTGGCCCGCACGCATCTCTCACCTCCTGGAGCGGAGTTCCTGATGTGGGTCTCGTCAGCGACATCCTCTTCTGGATCCTGAAGGAGCACGGGCGGAGGGCAGAGCAGGCCTCTGATCTCACGCGGATCCACTTCCACACCCTGGCCTACCATATCCTGGTCACAGTGGATGGGTACTGGGGCAACCAGGTTGCTGCCGTGGCTGCCGGAGCGAGAGCAGCAGGGACTCAGGCCTGCGCAACTGAAACCATTGATACCAGCAAAGTCTTTCTTAAAGCTCCTTTGGAGTTTGTGACCTCTCAGATAGAGGCACCTTCCATAATCTCCTTAAATCCCGATGAGCCAGTGGTGCGTTGGCACAGAGAAGGTATCTCGTTCCATTTCACTCCCGTTTTGGTGTGTAAAGATCCTGTGCGGACCGTGGGCCTTGGGGATGCCATTTCAGCTGAAGGACTGCTATACTCAGAAGCGTATCCTCAATAG